A segment of the Pongo abelii isolate AG06213 chromosome 16, NHGRI_mPonAbe1-v2.0_pri, whole genome shotgun sequence genome:
ATATGATTTACCTTTAGTATGAATTTGTTTATGTGGTTTAGGGGACAACTGATTACTAAGGGATTTTCCATACTGTTTGCTGACATAGGGTTTCTTTCCACTATGAGTTAACAAACACTGAGTtattgtggaactgtgagtgcaATCTTCTCCCGAATCATTACATTCAAAAGGATCCTCCAGAATGAGAGAGTTCTCCTTTGGGGACAAAGATTAAAAGCTCTTAATGGTTTACCCACATATATCTATACATTCATTTCACTACCTTTGAATCCTAGAACAACCATTCAGTGGTAGACCCCAGTTGAAATCTTTCCAATGTTACTTgtgtgaaaggaaatgaaattttgggaccccaaactcatttaaccaaagggaaaaatcaagctgggaactgggtcacaCAAACCTGCCTCCCTCTTCTGGTTCCTAAATAACATGGCTACAAGATGAAAAGCTACACGCCTCCCccatattttgcccacaaggaaattcctcaTGAGCTGTTAAAATTACACCATGGCAATGCAAACTGATAGCTTGTCTTTACAGGTGCAGTCATCCCCAGTTCACCAGACACGAATACATATCTGATTGTTTCCCTGCCCAATTTTGCCTATGTTGTCTTATGTAAAATGCAGCTTTCCTGCATTATTCCTCTgccccatttgtttatgtcatcttatGTTCAAAAAtccagattcactgagccagaagAATGCATGAATGACTATTTTTTCTACCCACCTTTTACATGAAAATTGTGTACTTCTCAatatcccaccctttcccctttaaatttggagccttcaaaatcatctttggagaaaggcatacACCTGTCTCCTGGGTGcatgtccttaactttggcaaataaatctcctaaaatgattgagacttgtcttgtCATTTTTCTCGATTGACATTTGCATACACATTATCTCCTACAGACACAGATATGTTCTGTTCTGTAAGATCCCAACTGCAGACTTATTGCATTAATTGTGATGATATCAATATCTTTCAATGTCTGGGCATGAGCAATGTATACGCACTTGTTCTGTTTTAGAGATCTCATGTTATGGTTTGGAACACAGCTCAATTTATTCACTAAATTCAAAGTATCCAATTTTTTTTGCTTAGAAAGCATTTAATGCCAGCCTAATTACACTCAGGTGATTGTGCTTCATTACTAACTTAACCCATTACCATGTCTTTAACTTAGATGACTGGTGTACACAGCTATCAAACTTACCATTGTCATACTGGTGGATGCGTCTTTTCTGATGATAGGATGCATGGATATCATGTGTTTTTTCTTAAGGGCACTTTCCCTGtctgaaataattgaaaaagaaattgttacaTTGGTATTATGGTAATAAAATTGTTTGAAAAGCCCCAAGGcccatttactttttttcaaaaattgacaCTTAGATGTGGCAAGTGTGTCAAATGAAGAAACTACTTGAATAGGAGAAATAGATTGTACAGTGTCAGCaattagaaaagatttttaaaattaaaatgtgaaaagagtTAAAATGGAGATGAGATATGAGGCAGGTAAATAGAGGGATAATCTTCACAGGGGTATCAGGAAAAGAGTCAGCATGTGAAAGCTTAACCCCAACAAGTACATGAATTATCCTTTTcccaaaagtaaaagaaaaggcaAGAGGACACAAGAGTAGCATCTGACACATGAACAAAATGATAATCACATCTAAGGAATTCTGCTCCAGTAGCCTAACCtacattttagaaattatcaCTCATTTAATAAAACCACTCATTAATATTCAAGTGATATTATTCATTGACAAAGCACCTCCTCCTATTAGAGCACAGGACCCTGTTGCTTACCTGGATTCTGGTCTGGAAGAAATTCTCTTCCTTCCTGCCACAGCTCTTTTCCTTGCTCCAGCTGCAAAGTTATACAGGATTTGCTTATCTGGTACCCTGTTAGTGGAAAGAATACATGTGTTTTGAGTTCGCTGTCAATAAATGTGCATTATCACCGAGTGTAAGGCAGGCTATCAAGGAAGAATAAAAACAGTGAAAGTCAGCTCAGGCCACAAGACCTAGAACACAGAAAACTCCCCAGGATTTTTCTGACCCAACCTGAGACTAGAAAACAAATCCAAACCAAAGGTCCATAGGAAAAGGAAATTCAAAACAGTCAGGACCTACGAATGCTGAGTCCACGCCTAAGTTCCAAGACACAATGCATAATACACAATCTTTTCAGAAAGAGAGTAATTAAATCTCTGCACAgtgtgtttattattattctcacgcagaacaaaaaaaaacattcgatttacaaaaataattggTGTTCTATATGGAAAAGATATTGCTATTGTTTTCACTAATTGGTCTCAGCCTAAGCATACACTAAAGTGGAAgagttatttagaaaatatttaatttaatacacTGAAAATATTCATTAAGTTCCCAGGTCTGTTATGAGTATTAGAGACTGAGTACCAAAGAAACCATGAAATCCTTGTCAAGATTACATTCTAATTGAGTgacaaactaaataaaataaaataaaaagaaagatacttATTTCAGATAGATTTAGAGAGTTCAAACTTTTTTCAGATGAGATCTGTGAGAGAATCAGAGAAGAGATTAGAGTGAGATATGGGGAAGCTGTTCTAacacttattgaatgaatgagcgaATGTGTGTCTACATATGTATGTGAATGTTGAGGGACTCACCGAGGGACACCAGGTGACTGATAGTTTCCAGCATCACATCTCTGTACAGCTTTCTCTTGGATGTGTCCATCATGGCCCACTCTTCCTGGGTGAAGTCAATAGCTACATCTTCAAAAGTCACTTTCTTCTAAAACATCACAGACATTTTAGTTTAGACAGAGAAATCCCTTTCAATGTCCAGAAGAGGAAGGCTGCGATGACATAGCTAGGAGCTGGGTATGCAGAATACTCAGTGTTTTGGGTTCCAGCCAGTTCATTCTCAGTACTAAGCTGGTATCTGCCTTTCAGATTCACTCACAGAGATATACCCACTCTGAATCCATTAAactttactataaagaaatatcgcATGAGGTGTGGCATAATATAACCCAGATATTTTTCAGTAATGTATTAATCACCTCTACATAAATGATTATAAACTTTTCACTTCAacattcataaataaaatgaaatttaccaTGAATTTCAAGTAAATTACAGATTTGTCACAAGGCAAATAACCATGATTTACTACTTTTTAAACACGATtgtgatgaaataatttatttctctagATGAACCATAGGTTTCTCACCAATCAAATGGTTAAAAGACCTATTATGTGTTTTGAATAATCTAATGAACTAATAGAAAACGTGTTTCCTatctagcaaatatttattaaatataagtcATTGGTCCCttattcattaaaaagttagaaagtaaTGAACCAGACTCCAGCATTCTTCAGAACTGAACAAGCTTTATGCAGAATATAGGATTCAATTCATACATATAGTCTCTCTAATGTTATATAATTCAGGTGTTCATGACAAGGCTTAAAGACAGTCTAGCAGCACAAGACAAGACCGCTGAGGCTGCTATACTGAGGAAATCTTAGTCTGATGATTCCTGTGATATGAAGCCTCCTGTTCTCAACTTTCTCTCGGCAATCCAAACATCAGTTAtcattgtttctcttttaaatttaccTTGTCACTTCACTTGTTCAAGGATTTAAAAagctctttattgatttttttctaaccaGCCCTTATAAAGCATTTCCACAGAACCCTAAATTGTGCTCTAGCTACTATATTCCTTCTTCTGAGTGTGCAaccataattaaataattatatttcttatacGTTACTTTCAGTTACCAGAAGGTAAAAAGGTTAATTACCAAAAGGTAAAATGAATGGGGATAAGAATAATAATGACTTCTTTAGTTATCCTTTCGCAAAGTTTTTAAAAGCtcaattatattttatcaaacttttcttttccctcaacACTGCACAGCTCTTGCCCAAGTCCTATCACATTGGATTTATTGAACTCAGCTGCTAGAACATCAGACTCACCGTTGGGCTGTGATGTTCTGCTCTTCACTCATCTCTATTGCCTGCATTCATCACAATCCTAAGTCTATTTCAGCCAACAGTACAGTTAATGGGTCAATTATTTCCCATGAGATTATAGGAtggatagaagaaaaagaaatatataaatgaaacctctcatatctttttttgtaaatagcCTTAATAGGGGCTGGAATAAAGTAGTATAATATTAGAAATTATATTGATAATTTAGGAGTCTTTGACACACGATACCCAACCTAGACTCCTGAGAAAACCTAATTGGAGGCCAGATACCTGAAAGCCTCCTGATTGCATTTGGAACACCCAGGCTGGGTGGATTTTACAtcgtaaaaacaaacaaaaagaagaataaaaatgaaacaccCATGCAAATTGGAGAAAACTGCCCATTTGCCAGCAATATGGGTATAATTTCAGTAGAAAGAGGCATCCCCTACTCACTAGTGAATGCATTGTCAGGAactcagtttctctctgtctccctctggaTTTCCACTTGCAGGCACTTTAGGCACTAAGAAAAGCTGAGGTTGGAGAAAGAACATGTGAGACACCAGTCTTGTGCACAATTTTCAGATCAACCTGTGATGAAAAGCCAGACTTTCACTGAAGTGTGACATCACCTGCACCACAGCCTACCCGACAGACACAAACACGCAGAGGCCTCTCCTCTTTTCCCGCGGTCACAATTAGgaagccggccgggcgcggtggctcacgcctggaatcccagcactttgggaggcagaggcgggtggatcacgaggtcaggagatcgagaccatcctggctaacacggtgaaaccccgtctctactaaaaatacaaaaaatgagctgggcgtagtggcgggcgcctgtagtcccagctactcgggaggctgaggcaggagaatggcctgaacccgggaggcggggcttgcagtgagccgagatcgcgccactgcactccagcctgggcgacagagcgagactccgtctcggaaaaaaaaaaaaaaaaaaaaaattaggaagccTATGACTATGGTTGCTAATAAAGAAGGAACACAGATATCTTGTGAATGAGAACGTCAAAAGCACTGAGTTTTGTATGTTAATTGGCGCAAGTCCAGATATTCAATTCCCTCACTGATTTTAAAACACAGGGATCCCTGACTCCATCCACATGTGGAATATGATTTCCACCTACAGATAAACACTGGGATTTCTCAGATTTTATTATCCTAGCTTTATGCCCTAGCAATGTTTCTCCAACACCCACCACAGCCTTCTGAAGCCTTACTTCACTTTTACTTTCACTCAACTCTGACTTTTGTATTTCCCCTTGGAACTGGGAAATAATCAAGTAAGAATCTGTTTGAGGgtcgagtgcggtggctcatgcctgtaatcccagcactttgggaggccaaggcaggcggatcacctgaggtcaagggttccagactagcctggccaacatggtgaaaccccgtctctactaaaaatacaaaaattagctgggtacggtggtgcttgcctgtaatcccagctactcaggaggctgaagcaggagaatcgacttgaacccgggaggcagagattacagtgagccgagatcccaccactgcactccagcgagggcgacagagcgagactctgtctcaaaaaaaaaaaaaaatctgttttaggATGGGGATAATCAATTCAgggatttatttcacttagaggGTCAACACTCCCATCCTGCTAATCTAGCCCTTAAAATCTCCTGCATCAGAAATTAGCAGGAGTACTGAGTCATGGTGTTTCTGTCCTGTGTATACAGTCACAATCCTCTAGGATgctcagaaaatacaaaataacttaGGGGTGGGAGAAATTTAGCAGCTCAATCTGATATTTTACTAACGTGGTATCTAAAATTCTTGCAATCATGGTTTATATTAGTCTTTGTTAGTTGCAATATCTCTGATTATCATGATACATATTTGCTGAGAAATACCGATGTccatgtatatattcatacatagaTATGTAGGTATATAGGTGCATATGTTTATATGAATGTATGTGTTTGAGACGGGGGAAACATGCGTGTATTATTtccctgctaaaaatataaaaataattaaatatattttatgtacaaatGATAATTATGTGTCATAAACAAAAAATTTACTGACCCATTTGTACATGAagtc
Coding sequences within it:
- the LOC129050282 gene encoding zinc finger protein 705A-like isoform X2; translation: MMDTSKRKLYRDVMLETISHLVSLGYQISKSCITLQLEQGKELWQEGREFLPDQNPDRESALKKKHMISMHPIIRKDASTSMTMENSLILEDPFECNDSGEDCTHSSTITQCLLTHSGKKPYVSKQYGKSLSNQLSPKPHKQIHTKGKSYQCNLCEKAYTNSFHLRRHKMTHTGERPYACDLCGKAFTQCSHLRRHEKTHTGERPYKCHQCGKAFIQSFNLQRHERTHLGKKCYECDKSGKAFSQSSGFRGNKIIHTGEKPHACLLCGKAFSLSSNLR
- the LOC129050282 gene encoding zinc finger protein 705A-like isoform X1; the encoded protein is MHSLKKVTFEDVAIDFTQEEWAMMDTSKRKLYRDVMLETISHLVSLGYQISKSCITLQLEQGKELWQEGREFLPDQNPDRESALKKKHMISMHPIIRKDASTSMTMENSLILEDPFECNDSGEDCTHSSTITQCLLTHSGKKPYVSKQYGKSLSNQLSPKPHKQIHTKGKSYQCNLCEKAYTNSFHLRRHKMTHTGERPYACDLCGKAFTQCSHLRRHEKTHTGERPYKCHQCGKAFIQSFNLQRHERTHLGKKCYECDKSGKAFSQSSGFRGNKIIHTGEKPHACLLCGKAFSLSSNLR